The following proteins come from a genomic window of Achromobacter deleyi:
- the ribH gene encoding 6,7-dimethyl-8-ribityllumazine synthase: protein MNPYILTPDLNGEGLHIGIVRARFNEEIGQAELEACLKELAELGVDERDVMVATVPGALELGVALSHMAETFEFDALIALGAVIRGETYHFEVVSNEMATAITRISLETGIPVANGVLTVDTDEQAQARAAGKGRDCAQVAVEMANLVAALEPEEEDEDDEDEDEDFDDEEDDDQR, encoded by the coding sequence ATGAACCCTTACATCCTTACCCCCGACCTGAACGGCGAAGGGCTGCACATCGGCATCGTACGCGCCCGCTTCAACGAAGAGATCGGCCAGGCCGAGCTCGAAGCGTGCCTGAAGGAACTGGCCGAACTCGGCGTGGACGAGCGCGACGTGATGGTCGCCACCGTGCCCGGCGCCCTGGAACTGGGCGTGGCCCTGTCGCACATGGCCGAGACGTTCGAGTTCGACGCCCTGATCGCGCTGGGCGCGGTCATCCGCGGCGAGACCTATCACTTTGAAGTGGTCAGCAATGAAATGGCCACTGCTATCACCCGCATCTCCCTCGAGACCGGCATCCCGGTCGCCAACGGCGTGCTGACCGTGGACACCGACGAGCAGGCGCAAGCCCGCGCCGCCGGCAAGGGCCGCGACTGCGCGCAGGTGGCCGTTGAAATGGCCAACCTGGTGGCGGCCCTGGAGCCCGAGGAAGAAGACGAAGACGACGAAGACGAGGACGAAGATTTTGACGACGAAGAAGACGACGACCAGCGCTGA
- the nusB gene encoding transcription antitermination factor NusB, whose product MTTKKTTTSADSAAQARANARSARRRAREFALQGVYAWLLRGGEGTQDAGEIDAHLRDTEEFSEADAQWFKTLLHGVLREAPALRERFTPYVDRPLAELSPVEHGILLIGSFELIHHVEVPYKVAINEAVELAKSFGGTDGFKFVNGVLDKLAADVRAHEIKK is encoded by the coding sequence TTGACGACGAAGAAGACGACGACCAGCGCTGATAGCGCGGCGCAAGCCCGCGCCAACGCCCGCAGCGCGCGCCGCCGTGCGCGCGAATTCGCGCTGCAGGGCGTGTACGCGTGGCTGCTGCGCGGTGGCGAAGGCACGCAGGACGCCGGCGAGATCGACGCCCACCTGCGCGACACCGAGGAATTCTCCGAGGCCGACGCGCAATGGTTCAAGACCTTGCTGCATGGCGTCCTGCGCGAGGCGCCCGCGCTGCGCGAGCGTTTCACGCCCTACGTCGACCGCCCGCTGGCCGAGCTGTCGCCGGTCGAGCATGGCATCCTGCTGATCGGCAGCTTCGAACTGATCCATCATGTCGAAGTGCCGTACAAGGTCGCCATCAACGAAGCCGTGGAACTGGCCAAGTCGTTCGGCGGCACCGATGGCTTCAAGTTCGTCAACGGCGTGCTCGACAAGCTGGCTGCGGACGTGCGGGCGCACGAGATCAAAAAATAG
- the thiL gene encoding thiamine-phosphate kinase — translation MASEFDLIARYFTRSAPAGLLGVGDDCALFPVPPGEQVATSTDLLLEGRHFFPDVDPKALGHKALAVNLSDLAAMGARPIGCVLGLALPRLDEPWLAAFADGFHALAAVHGCPLIGGDTTRSAHDLAISVTVFGAVPAGAALRRDGARTGDDIWVSGELGAADVAYRLLDGQYPADAARLAATRGALEWPAPQVALGLALRGIAHAAIDISDGLLQDLGHILAASRVGASLHEDRMPVAAALAGMPAEQVRRAVLGGGDVYQLCFTAPADRRDAVRAAAQAVGARVTQVGSVVAQSGLAVLDAAGQPLARLPAGFDHFPAA, via the coding sequence GTGGCGTCCGAATTCGATCTGATCGCGCGCTATTTCACGCGCTCCGCCCCGGCGGGCCTGCTGGGCGTGGGGGACGACTGCGCGTTGTTTCCCGTGCCGCCCGGCGAGCAGGTGGCCACCAGCACCGATCTGCTGCTGGAAGGCCGGCATTTCTTTCCCGATGTCGATCCGAAGGCGCTGGGGCACAAGGCCCTGGCGGTGAACCTGTCGGACCTGGCCGCCATGGGCGCGCGGCCCATCGGTTGCGTGCTGGGGCTGGCGTTGCCGCGGCTGGACGAGCCATGGCTGGCGGCGTTTGCCGACGGGTTTCATGCGCTGGCGGCGGTCCATGGCTGCCCGCTGATCGGCGGCGACACTACCCGCAGCGCCCATGACCTGGCCATCAGCGTGACCGTGTTCGGCGCCGTGCCGGCGGGCGCCGCGCTGCGCCGCGACGGCGCGCGCACGGGCGACGACATCTGGGTGTCCGGCGAACTGGGCGCGGCCGACGTGGCCTACCGCCTGCTCGACGGGCAGTACCCGGCCGACGCGGCGAGGCTGGCCGCGACCCGCGGCGCGCTGGAATGGCCCGCGCCGCAGGTGGCGCTGGGCCTGGCGCTGCGTGGCATCGCGCACGCCGCCATCGATATTTCCGACGGGCTGTTGCAGGACCTGGGCCACATCCTGGCGGCCAGCCGGGTGGGCGCGTCGCTGCATGAAGACCGCATGCCCGTGGCGGCCGCGCTGGCCGGCATGCCCGCCGAGCAGGTGCGCCGCGCCGTGCTGGGCGGCGGCGACGTCTATCAGCTTTGCTTCACCGCGCCGGCCGACCGCCGCGACGCCGTGCGGGCCGCCGCGCAGGCGGTGGGCGCGCGCGTGACCCAGGTGGGCAGCGTCGTGGCGCAGTCGGGATTGGCGGTGCTGGACGCCGCGGGGCAGCCGCTGGCCCGCTTGCCTGCCGGCTTCGACCATTTTCCCGCGGCCTGA
- a CDS encoding phosphatidylglycerophosphatase A, translating into MRERSRAVYPSLSWVCRDPGRLIAFGLGSGLIRPASGTWGTLLAWIIWVAAAPAASDLAIGIFLALAFLYGCWACDRVGRELQQPDHVGMVWDEMVAFWLVLWLTPAGWLSQTLAFVLFRAFDIVKPPPIKFFDARLKGGFGVMWDDIVAAGYALLIMALAVRTGVLG; encoded by the coding sequence ATGCGCGAACGCTCGCGCGCGGTCTATCCCTCGCTGTCCTGGGTCTGCCGCGATCCCGGCCGGCTGATCGCCTTCGGCCTGGGCAGCGGCCTGATCCGGCCCGCCTCGGGCACCTGGGGCACGCTGCTGGCCTGGATCATCTGGGTCGCGGCCGCGCCGGCCGCCTCCGACCTGGCCATCGGCATCTTCCTGGCGCTGGCCTTCCTGTACGGCTGCTGGGCCTGCGACCGCGTCGGCCGCGAACTCCAGCAGCCCGATCATGTCGGAATGGTGTGGGACGAGATGGTGGCGTTCTGGCTGGTGCTGTGGCTGACGCCGGCCGGCTGGCTGTCGCAGACGCTGGCGTTCGTGCTGTTCCGCGCGTTCGACATCGTCAAGCCGCCGCCCATCAAGTTCTTCGATGCCCGCCTGAAAGGCGGTTTCGGGGTAATGTGGGACGATATCGTCGCGGCCGGATACGCCTTGCTGATCATGGCGCTGGCCGTGCGCACAGGAGTCTTGGGATGA
- a CDS encoding CinA family protein, with protein sequence MNQQQESTRSNLSAEQLAQATAYGLAERLGDTLRRQGLILGTAESCTGGLLAGAVTAVPGSSEWFDRGFITYSNDAKVAELDVSPDALHHFGAVSEPVALEMANGVLLASPAAQVAVSTTGIAGPGGATPGKPVGMVCFGFAQRVGDGISSRAVTHVFSGDRAQVRNASVEFALRGLLELLGAPVNRR encoded by the coding sequence ATGAACCAGCAACAGGAAAGCACGCGGTCCAATCTGTCGGCCGAACAACTGGCGCAAGCCACCGCCTATGGCCTGGCCGAACGGCTGGGCGACACGCTGCGGCGCCAGGGCCTGATCCTGGGCACGGCCGAGTCGTGCACCGGCGGCCTGCTGGCCGGCGCCGTCACCGCGGTGCCCGGTTCCAGCGAATGGTTCGACCGTGGTTTCATCACCTACAGCAACGACGCCAAGGTGGCCGAGCTGGACGTGTCGCCGGATGCCTTGCATCACTTCGGCGCGGTCAGCGAGCCGGTGGCGCTGGAAATGGCCAACGGCGTGCTGCTGGCGTCGCCGGCGGCGCAGGTGGCGGTGTCCACCACCGGCATCGCCGGCCCCGGCGGCGCCACGCCGGGCAAGCCGGTGGGCATGGTGTGCTTCGGCTTCGCGCAGCGAGTCGGCGACGGCATCAGCAGCCGCGCCGTCACCCACGTGTTCAGCGGCGACCGCGCGCAGGTGCGCAACGCCTCGGTCGAATTCGCGTTGCGCGGCTTGCTTGAACTGCTGGGAGCGCCGGTCAACCGGCGTTGA
- the pyrF gene encoding orotidine-5'-phosphate decarboxylase — protein MNFLQRLEHAWTTSNSLLQVGLDPDPQRFPRELQDKPDAIFQFCRDIVDATAPYACSFKPQIAYFAAHRAEEQLEALCQHIRDKHPDLPIVLDAKRGDIGSTAENYAREAYERYQAHALTVSPYMGLDSVEPYLAWRDRGVIVLCRTSNPGGSDLQFLKMDNGEPLYLHVAGLVADKWNANGQCGLVVGATFPNELAAVRQRIGDAVPLLVPGIGAQGGDITATVNAGANAARNGMMINSSRAIIYASGGDDWREAAGTAARGLRDAINAVR, from the coding sequence ATGAATTTCCTCCAAAGACTCGAACACGCCTGGACCACCAGCAACTCGCTCCTGCAAGTCGGGCTCGATCCCGACCCGCAGCGCTTCCCGCGCGAACTGCAGGACAAGCCGGACGCGATCTTCCAGTTCTGCCGCGACATCGTCGACGCCACCGCGCCGTACGCCTGCAGCTTCAAGCCGCAGATCGCCTACTTCGCCGCGCACCGCGCCGAAGAGCAGCTCGAAGCGCTTTGCCAGCACATCCGCGACAAGCACCCCGACCTGCCCATCGTGCTGGACGCCAAGCGCGGCGACATCGGCTCCACCGCCGAGAACTACGCCCGCGAAGCCTACGAGCGCTACCAGGCGCACGCGCTGACGGTCAGCCCCTACATGGGCCTGGACTCGGTCGAGCCCTACCTGGCGTGGCGCGACCGCGGCGTGATCGTGCTGTGCCGCACCTCCAACCCGGGCGGTTCGGACCTGCAGTTCCTCAAGATGGATAACGGCGAGCCCCTGTACCTGCACGTGGCGGGGCTGGTGGCCGACAAGTGGAATGCCAACGGCCAATGCGGCCTGGTGGTGGGCGCGACCTTCCCGAACGAGCTGGCCGCGGTGCGCCAGCGCATCGGCGACGCGGTGCCGCTGCTGGTGCCCGGCATCGGCGCCCAGGGCGGCGACATCACCGCCACCGTCAACGCCGGCGCCAACGCCGCGCGCAACGGCATGATGATCAACTCGTCGCGCGCCATCATCTACGCCAGCGGCGGCGACGACTGGCGCGAAGCCGCCGGCACGGCCGCGCGCGGCCTGCGCGACGCCATCAACGCGGTGCGCTGA
- a CDS encoding NAD(P)/FAD-dependent oxidoreductase — protein MMPNSTPATSERIVIVGGGAGGLELAAKLGRIHGRQHVTLVDSRPFHIWKPSLHEAAAGTLDIHQEGLSYLMLAHLNGFSFAQGQLVGVDRERRQVTVDAVADAQGQEVLPRRELAYDTLVLALGSTSNFFNTPGAAEHAVTLDTTENAEQFRLTMLKAMALVDQAKVRDPSARLDLVIVGGGATGVELAVELTEASHVVSAYGLPNFRAERDLAITLVEGAPRILSALPEKISAAATARLTELGIRVETACRVSEVTADSVKTADGREFPARLCMWAAGIKGPALLAELDLPLNKLGQLEVNERLETADPHILALGDCCAAPWREGRTVPARAQAAHQQADYLCKKLTARLRRAAEPTAPYVYEDHGSLVSLGQDAGVGSLMGKLAGRGLFVSGTLARLMYMSLHLMHHKAVLGISRTASLALARLLMRRTRPRVKLH, from the coding sequence ATGATGCCCAATTCGACGCCAGCCACCTCGGAACGTATCGTCATCGTCGGCGGGGGTGCCGGCGGCCTTGAACTGGCCGCCAAGCTCGGCCGCATCCACGGCCGCCAGCATGTCACCCTGGTCGACAGCCGCCCGTTCCACATCTGGAAGCCGTCGCTGCATGAAGCGGCGGCCGGCACGCTGGACATCCACCAGGAAGGCCTGTCCTACCTGATGCTGGCGCACCTGAACGGCTTTTCCTTCGCGCAGGGCCAGCTGGTCGGCGTCGACCGCGAACGCCGCCAGGTCACCGTGGACGCCGTGGCCGACGCGCAAGGCCAGGAAGTGCTGCCGCGCCGCGAACTGGCCTACGACACGCTGGTGCTGGCGCTGGGCAGCACCTCCAACTTCTTCAACACCCCGGGCGCGGCCGAGCACGCCGTCACGCTCGACACCACCGAGAACGCCGAGCAGTTCCGCCTGACCATGCTCAAGGCCATGGCGCTGGTCGACCAGGCCAAGGTGCGCGATCCGTCCGCGCGGCTGGACCTGGTGATCGTCGGCGGCGGCGCCACCGGCGTCGAACTGGCGGTCGAGCTGACCGAGGCCAGCCACGTCGTCAGCGCCTACGGCCTGCCGAACTTCCGCGCCGAGCGCGACCTGGCGATCACGCTGGTCGAGGGCGCGCCGCGCATCCTGTCGGCGCTGCCCGAAAAGATCTCCGCCGCCGCCACCGCGCGGCTCACCGAACTCGGCATCCGCGTCGAAACCGCCTGCCGGGTCTCGGAAGTCACCGCCGATTCGGTCAAGACCGCCGACGGCCGCGAATTCCCGGCGCGCCTGTGCATGTGGGCCGCCGGCATCAAGGGCCCGGCCCTGCTGGCCGAGCTGGACCTGCCGCTGAACAAGCTGGGCCAGCTCGAGGTCAATGAACGGCTCGAAACCGCCGACCCGCACATCCTGGCGCTGGGCGACTGCTGCGCCGCGCCCTGGCGCGAAGGCCGCACCGTGCCGGCGCGCGCCCAGGCCGCGCACCAGCAGGCCGACTACCTGTGCAAGAAGCTCACCGCGCGCCTGCGCCGCGCGGCCGAGCCCACCGCCCCCTACGTCTACGAGGACCACGGCTCGCTGGTCTCGCTGGGCCAGGACGCCGGCGTGGGCAGCCTGATGGGCAAGCTGGCCGGACGGGGACTGTTCGTAAGCGGTACACTGGCGCGCCTGATGTACATGAGCCTGCACCTGATGCACCACAAAGCGGTGCTGGGCATCTCACGCACCGCCTCCCTGGCCCTGGCGCGCCTGCTCATGCGGCGCACGCGCCCCCGGGTCAAACTGCACTGA
- a CDS encoding diacylglycerol kinase has product MSTDPHHSPYKSTGGLRRILNALRYSLQGLQAAIKYEAAFRQELALAVLLIPAAFFLGRTTVEVFFLIGTVVLVLAVELLNSAVEALADALSVDTHPLLGRAKDLGSAAVMLLLLFTVAVWVGVAVSRFVMH; this is encoded by the coding sequence ATGTCGACCGATCCGCACCACTCGCCCTACAAAAGCACCGGCGGCCTGCGCCGCATCCTGAACGCGCTGCGCTACTCGCTGCAGGGCCTGCAGGCCGCCATCAAGTACGAGGCGGCCTTCCGCCAGGAACTGGCGCTGGCCGTGCTGCTGATCCCGGCCGCGTTCTTCCTGGGCCGCACCACGGTCGAGGTCTTCTTCCTGATCGGCACCGTGGTGCTGGTGCTGGCGGTGGAACTGCTGAACTCGGCGGTCGAGGCGCTGGCCGACGCGCTGTCGGTGGACACCCATCCGCTGCTGGGCCGGGCCAAGGACCTGGGCAGCGCCGCCGTCATGCTGCTGCTGCTGTTCACCGTGGCGGTCTGGGTCGGCGTGGCGGTCAGCCGCTTCGTGATGCACTGA